The Solibacillus sp. FSL R7-0682 genome includes a window with the following:
- a CDS encoding S1C family serine protease, translating to MTEKQNNEELTEEEFLQLVLDEQEKALAKAREERLNPTRNKRKKPKPIIRIIVWSMAFALIFNTFALIMNMYSIPAIEFLKVSTQLSKQDNIQQYKKAVVTIDTQSSKGTGFTVSEDGYILTNEHVIDDALSITVIFPDESLYEAELIKAYEEYDLALLKIAGDDLPFLNLASTSNYTEQEHVYFIGNPLYFSGIANEGEVIGPTEGSSISGEVIMMNAPVYRGNSGSPVINDTGAVIGVVFATGKRDPHGKVGLFIPIERVHENFKEFL from the coding sequence ATGACAGAGAAGCAGAATAATGAAGAATTAACCGAAGAAGAATTTCTGCAGTTAGTATTAGATGAGCAAGAAAAAGCATTGGCAAAAGCTCGTGAGGAACGCTTAAATCCAACACGTAATAAGAGAAAAAAGCCAAAGCCTATTATTCGAATTATTGTCTGGTCAATGGCATTCGCATTAATCTTTAATACATTTGCATTAATTATGAATATGTACTCCATTCCTGCCATTGAATTTTTAAAGGTATCTACCCAACTCTCTAAACAAGATAATATCCAGCAATATAAAAAAGCTGTAGTTACAATTGATACACAATCGAGTAAAGGGACTGGCTTTACTGTATCAGAAGATGGCTATATTTTAACGAATGAGCATGTCATTGATGACGCTTTATCTATAACAGTTATCTTCCCCGATGAAAGCTTATATGAAGCTGAACTAATTAAAGCATATGAAGAGTATGATCTTGCTTTACTAAAAATTGCAGGCGACGACTTGCCTTTTTTAAACTTAGCATCTACAAGTAATTACACGGAGCAGGAGCACGTTTACTTTATTGGAAATCCCCTTTATTTTAGCGGGATTGCCAATGAAGGAGAGGTTATTGGACCTACAGAAGGCTCTTCAATTTCAGGTGAGGTTATAATGATGAATGCTCCTGTCTATCGCGGAAATAGTGGAAGTCCTGTTATTAATGATACCGGAGCTGTAATTGGCGTTGTTTTCGCCACTGGGAAACGTGATCCTCACGGCAAAGTTGGACTGTTTATTCCAATCGAACGGGTACATGAAAATTTCAAAGAATTTTTATAA
- a CDS encoding cation:proton antiporter → MFILQIVLVLFATKLAGHISARLGQPSVLGKIIVGIILGPALLGWIHDTELLAVFSQIGVLLLMFLAGLETDLQEMNKNKKAAIYVALGGIILPIVLGFAGAQYYGMSTGESIFIGLLLSATSVSISVQALRELGWLNSKEGSTLLGAAVIDDIVVVILIAIAMSFFAGSDTNIGLLIGKKVLFFVVLILLAKWFIPHFIRIFKKFKVTESILSAGLIICFGLSYFAEVLGIAGIIGAFFAGIAIAQTDYKKEIEHKVEPIAYGIFVPFFFVSIGLAVSFDGIGNQIGFILLFSVVAILSKFVGSGIGAKVAGFNTRSSMGVGAGMISRGEVALILAAMGLESGLLPSNYYTSMIIVIIVTTIVTPPLLKLIFGKREAV, encoded by the coding sequence ATGTTTATTTTACAAATAGTTCTAGTTTTATTTGCTACTAAATTAGCGGGACATATTTCTGCAAGATTGGGGCAACCTTCTGTTTTAGGTAAAATTATTGTTGGTATTATTTTAGGTCCAGCATTATTAGGTTGGATACACGATACCGAATTATTAGCCGTTTTTAGTCAAATTGGGGTTTTACTACTAATGTTTTTAGCAGGTCTTGAAACAGATCTACAAGAAATGAATAAAAATAAAAAGGCAGCAATTTATGTTGCATTAGGTGGAATCATTCTTCCAATTGTATTGGGATTTGCTGGTGCGCAATATTATGGTATGTCCACAGGTGAATCAATCTTTATTGGACTTTTATTATCAGCTACTTCTGTAAGTATTTCGGTCCAAGCTTTACGAGAATTAGGTTGGTTAAATAGTAAAGAGGGTTCTACATTATTAGGTGCTGCAGTAATTGATGATATTGTTGTAGTTATTTTAATCGCAATTGCCATGAGTTTCTTCGCAGGTTCTGATACGAATATTGGGCTGTTGATTGGTAAAAAAGTCTTATTCTTTGTTGTGTTAATTTTATTAGCAAAATGGTTTATTCCACACTTTATTCGCATATTTAAGAAATTTAAAGTTACTGAATCAATTTTAAGTGCAGGTTTGATAATATGTTTTGGTTTATCATACTTTGCAGAAGTTTTAGGAATTGCAGGAATTATCGGTGCGTTTTTTGCCGGAATTGCGATTGCACAAACTGATTATAAAAAAGAAATTGAACATAAGGTGGAGCCAATTGCATATGGTATTTTCGTTCCATTCTTCTTCGTCAGTATTGGATTAGCCGTTTCATTCGACGGGATTGGAAATCAAATTGGATTTATTCTGCTGTTTTCAGTAGTTGCGATTTTATCGAAATTCGTAGGATCGGGCATAGGGGCAAAGGTAGCTGGATTTAATACAAGATCCTCGATGGGCGTTGGTGCTGGAATGATTTCAAGAGGAGAAGTAGCGCTAATTTTAGCAGCGATGGGATTAGAAAGTGGATTACTCCCTTCTAATTACTATACATCAATGATTATTGTCATTATCGTAACGACAATCGTTACACCACCGCTATTAAAACTAATTTTTGGAAAGAGAGAAGCTGTATAA
- the nhaC gene encoding Na+/H+ antiporter NhaC: MIIKQQLKPHLLEALFIMLLIISIISYSIIQLESVPHIPILISICLLILYGVIKKVPYQSLEKSMVSSVSTSISAIYIFLLIGILISSWLISGTIPTLLYIGFSIVSASFFYAIVFIITSIIGTAIGSSLTTVATVGVAMIGVATSIEASIFITAGAIVSGAFFGDKMSPLSDTTNLASSIVGIDLFTHIRNMMFTTVPVFILSLIGYAILSPSSETIDGQLITQYKETLIATNLVQWYAIIPLFLLILCTVLKVPSMATLAISAMSGIILSYFHSSISLQQLFMILYEGFTLNTGVEAIDSLLSRGGMNSMLFTIILIVLSLSMGGLLFALGIIQTLLQSIQTLLTSIGKVITGSALTAIFINIVIGEQYLSLLLTGEAYKEKFKSMKLHPKNLARVIEDAGTVINPLVPWSVCGLFIASTLEVSVIDYLPFAFFCLLSPIMTILFGWLNITITKETH; this comes from the coding sequence GTGATTATCAAACAGCAGCTAAAACCACATCTTTTAGAAGCATTATTCATCATGCTTTTGATTATTTCTATTATTTCTTATTCAATCATTCAGTTAGAAAGTGTGCCCCATATTCCTATTTTAATCTCGATTTGTTTACTCATTTTATATGGCGTAATAAAAAAAGTACCATACCAATCGTTGGAAAAAAGTATGGTAAGCTCAGTCTCAACAAGTATTAGTGCCATTTATATCTTTTTATTAATCGGCATTTTAATTAGTAGCTGGCTCATCAGTGGAACGATTCCTACTTTACTGTACATTGGATTTTCTATCGTTTCCGCAAGCTTTTTTTATGCCATTGTCTTTATTATTACAAGTATTATCGGAACTGCAATTGGAAGCTCCTTGACAACAGTAGCTACGGTTGGAGTAGCAATGATTGGGGTGGCAACTTCTATTGAGGCATCCATTTTCATTACTGCAGGGGCGATTGTTTCCGGGGCATTTTTTGGCGATAAGATGTCACCACTTTCCGATACTACGAATTTAGCCTCATCAATTGTTGGGATTGATTTATTTACCCACATTAGAAATATGATGTTTACAACTGTGCCAGTGTTTATTTTATCATTGATTGGCTATGCAATTCTTTCTCCAAGTAGTGAAACGATCGACGGACAATTAATTACACAGTACAAAGAAACACTAATAGCTACTAATCTCGTGCAATGGTATGCAATCATCCCACTCTTCCTATTAATCCTTTGTACTGTATTGAAAGTCCCGAGTATGGCAACATTAGCAATAAGTGCAATGAGCGGAATTATCCTTTCATATTTCCATAGTTCAATATCTTTACAGCAATTATTTATGATTTTATATGAGGGCTTTACATTAAATACTGGGGTCGAAGCAATCGATTCATTATTGTCCCGCGGCGGTATGAATAGTATGCTGTTTACAATCATTTTAATTGTGCTGTCATTATCTATGGGTGGCTTATTGTTTGCTTTGGGGATTATACAAACATTACTGCAATCCATACAAACGTTGCTTACATCAATTGGTAAAGTTATTACTGGCTCAGCTTTAACTGCCATTTTTATTAATATTGTTATCGGTGAACAGTATTTATCTCTTTTATTAACAGGAGAGGCTTATAAAGAAAAATTCAAAAGTATGAAGCTTCATCCTAAAAATTTGGCACGGGTAATTGAAGATGCAGGTACTGTTATTAATCCACTTGTTCCTTGGAGTGTTTGTGGGTTATTTATTGCTTCTACACTTGAAGTTAGTGTCATAGATTATTTACCCTTTGCCTTTTTCTGTTTACTAAGCCCAATTATGACGATTCTATTTGGATGGTTAAATATTACTATAACAAAAGAAACGCACTAG
- a CDS encoding NAD(P)-dependent malic enzyme gives MDLMKKSLEMHEHFGGKMEIRAKVPVQDKYDLSLAYSPGVAAPCLEIEKNPSTVYDYTMKGNLVAIVTDGTAVLGLGDIGPEAALPVMEGKALLLKRFANVDAVPVCLATKDVDEIVQVVKAISPTYGGINLEDISAPRCFEIEDRLRAECNIPVFHDDQHGTAIVVGAGLINANKLVKKEVGKMKVVINGAGAAGIAILRILIQMGYTNVIMCDTKGIIYTGRKEGMNPIKEQVAHLTNPYQLRGNLDEALIGADVFIGVSAANILTQTHIESMASDSIVFALANPDPEITPENAKKWGVRIIGTGRSDHANQINNMLAFPGIFRGALDVRATDINEAMKLAAVEAIASLVTDEELNEDFIVPSSMDERVAGVVAKAVGSAAIETGVSELFQQVDVVQQTLAI, from the coding sequence TTGGATTTAATGAAAAAATCATTGGAAATGCACGAGCACTTTGGTGGGAAAATGGAAATACGTGCTAAAGTACCTGTACAAGATAAGTACGATTTAAGCTTAGCTTATTCTCCAGGGGTAGCGGCACCTTGTTTAGAAATTGAAAAAAATCCATCAACGGTATATGACTATACAATGAAAGGGAATCTAGTTGCAATTGTAACAGATGGAACAGCTGTGCTTGGTTTAGGCGATATTGGCCCTGAAGCAGCCCTACCTGTAATGGAAGGGAAAGCATTATTACTAAAGCGCTTTGCAAATGTTGATGCAGTTCCGGTTTGTTTAGCGACGAAAGATGTGGACGAAATTGTACAAGTAGTAAAGGCGATTTCACCTACATACGGTGGTATTAACTTAGAAGATATTTCAGCGCCTCGATGCTTTGAAATAGAAGATCGATTACGTGCGGAATGTAATATTCCTGTTTTCCATGATGATCAGCATGGTACGGCAATCGTTGTAGGAGCAGGTTTAATTAACGCTAATAAACTAGTAAAAAAGGAAGTAGGGAAAATGAAAGTTGTCATTAATGGGGCGGGGGCTGCTGGAATTGCAATCTTACGTATATTAATTCAAATGGGTTATACGAATGTTATTATGTGTGATACAAAAGGAATTATTTATACAGGGCGAAAAGAAGGCATGAACCCAATAAAAGAGCAAGTAGCACATTTAACAAATCCGTATCAGCTACGTGGAAATTTAGACGAAGCATTAATAGGGGCAGATGTGTTTATTGGCGTTTCAGCAGCCAATATTTTAACGCAAACACATATTGAATCAATGGCTTCAGATTCCATTGTTTTCGCGTTAGCAAATCCTGACCCAGAAATTACTCCAGAAAATGCTAAAAAGTGGGGTGTACGCATTATTGGGACTGGTCGCTCGGATCATGCAAACCAAATCAATAATATGCTTGCATTTCCGGGGATTTTCCGTGGTGCACTAGACGTGCGTGCAACGGATATTAATGAAGCAATGAAATTGGCGGCGGTTGAAGCGATTGCTTCACTAGTTACTGATGAAGAATTAAACGAGGACTTTATTGTACCGAGTTCAATGGATGAGCGTGTAGCAGGTGTTGTAGCAAAAGCTGTTGGATCTGCTGCGATTGAAACAGGTGTATCAGAATTATTCCAACAAGTAGATGTCGTGCAACAAACGTTAGCCATTTAA
- a CDS encoding universal stress protein yields the protein MVETYKNIVVAIDFSEKAKIAFERGVRIAKLTGATLHLVSVIDTHSFGSVEAYDLKYAKQLKEKAIAHLDQYKQEAEQAGVTNIKVLVEEGSPKVILTSLSESDLVIVGATGLNRAERFLLGSVSENVVRNAKCDVLVVR from the coding sequence ATGGTTGAAACTTACAAAAATATTGTGGTTGCAATTGATTTTTCTGAAAAGGCAAAAATTGCCTTTGAACGTGGTGTACGAATTGCCAAACTTACAGGGGCTACATTGCATTTAGTAAGCGTAATTGATACACATTCATTTGGCTCAGTAGAGGCATATGATTTGAAATATGCGAAACAATTAAAGGAAAAAGCTATCGCACATTTAGATCAATATAAGCAGGAAGCTGAACAAGCTGGTGTAACTAATATTAAAGTACTAGTGGAGGAAGGTTCGCCAAAAGTGATTTTAACAAGTTTATCTGAATCGGATCTTGTGATCGTTGGGGCAACGGGCTTAAACCGTGCGGAACGTTTCTTATTAGGTTCTGTTTCTGAAAATGTCGTACGTAACGCAAAATGTGATGTATTAGTTGTACGATAA
- a CDS encoding patatin-like phospholipase family protein: MKEVKDCSLILEGGTFRTVFTAGVLDAFMEEQIVMPYIAAISAGAINAVSYMSNQPERTIRVLTTYRNDPRYMGARNFLREKSLFGLDFAYNIVPNELDLFDWEHFYKYPGEVEFGLTNAYTGKVEYKSAHNMTKTCDILQATCAIPILFPEIKIGNAPYYDGGLSDSIPINRALEKGFDKHILVLTREPGYLKQTSKSSTWMTKLFKKRYPRLAAAMNNRAEMYNKTLHQIGELEQQEKAFILKPDHALKSFESKTDQMRANYEMGYEQAQRKMSELKSFLEV, from the coding sequence ATGAAGGAAGTGAAGGATTGTAGTTTAATACTTGAAGGAGGTACATTCCGAACAGTATTTACTGCTGGTGTTTTAGATGCTTTCATGGAAGAACAAATTGTCATGCCATACATAGCGGCTATTTCTGCTGGTGCAATTAATGCCGTTTCCTATATGTCAAATCAGCCTGAGCGTACGATTCGTGTATTAACAACATATCGCAATGACCCTCGCTATATGGGAGCGCGAAATTTTTTAAGAGAAAAAAGTTTATTCGGATTAGATTTTGCGTACAATATTGTACCAAATGAATTAGATCTGTTTGATTGGGAACATTTTTATAAATATCCAGGTGAAGTGGAATTTGGATTAACAAATGCTTATACAGGAAAAGTCGAATATAAAAGTGCACATAACATGACAAAAACGTGTGATATTTTACAAGCGACATGTGCTATACCTATTTTGTTTCCTGAAATAAAGATTGGGAATGCCCCGTACTATGATGGTGGGTTATCTGATTCTATTCCGATTAATCGTGCTCTTGAAAAGGGGTTCGATAAGCATATTCTCGTGTTGACAAGAGAGCCAGGCTACTTAAAGCAAACATCTAAATCAAGTACATGGATGACAAAGCTATTTAAAAAACGCTATCCAAGACTTGCTGCAGCAATGAACAATCGCGCAGAGATGTACAACAAAACGCTTCATCAAATAGGGGAGCTTGAACAGCAGGAAAAGGCATTTATTTTAAAGCCTGACCATGCTCTAAAAAGTTTCGAAAGTAAAACAGACCAAATGCGAGCGAATTACGAAATGGGCTATGAACAAGCACAGCGCAAAATGTCTGAGCTAAAATCGTTTTTAGAAGTTTAA
- the pepF gene encoding oligoendopeptidase F — protein MSSVKRSEVPVQETWNLEDLFLTEEAYLAAIGNLKHAVEDAVSALTGNITNAQQVVEAIATTEKIQEQLVPIGTYASLSHSVEQTNTDNQMRSAQFGSVAAMIATKLSFVKSDLLALDEAILEEAKRLNPDYANYIDKLLIQKPYQLHPEAEKALASFGATFNAPYELYNTTKLVDMKFPDFEVNGESFPMSYNLFEGDWELESDADKRRAAFDAFSAKLKEYQHTTAKAYNTHLKIEKTDADLRGYNSIYDALLQPQQVDRSLYDRQIDLIMSELAPHMRRYAKLLQKTHELDKMTFADLKISLDPSYEPTITVEQSRAYMKDGLAVMGEDYGKMLDRSFDERWIDFAQNAGKSTGAFCSSPYGVHPYVLISWTSRMNEVFVLAHELGHAGHFYLANEAQNVYNARPSLYFIEAPSTMNEMLMANHLLKNSTDARFKRWVISTIISRTYYHNFVTHLLEAAYQRKVYDIIDAGGNVNAPKLNELKREVLEQFWGDTVEINAGAELTWMRQPHYYMGLYPYTYSAGLTISTQVSQRILNGDENAVAEWIDVLKAGGTKTPVELAKMAGVDITTEKPLRDTIAFIGDLIEQLEKLTEEIAYV, from the coding sequence ATGTCATCTGTAAAACGTAGTGAAGTACCTGTACAAGAAACTTGGAATTTAGAGGATCTATTTCTAACAGAAGAAGCCTATTTAGCTGCTATAGGAAATTTAAAGCATGCTGTTGAGGATGCTGTTTCAGCTTTAACTGGGAATATTACAAATGCCCAACAAGTAGTAGAAGCCATTGCTACAACTGAAAAAATTCAAGAGCAATTAGTTCCTATCGGCACTTATGCTAGCCTTTCACACAGTGTCGAACAAACAAATACAGATAATCAAATGCGTTCTGCGCAGTTTGGTTCCGTTGCCGCAATGATTGCAACAAAATTATCCTTTGTAAAAAGTGACTTACTTGCATTAGACGAGGCCATTTTAGAAGAAGCAAAGCGATTAAATCCTGACTACGCAAATTACATTGATAAATTACTTATTCAAAAACCATATCAGCTACATCCAGAAGCTGAAAAAGCTTTAGCGTCATTCGGTGCAACATTCAACGCTCCTTATGAGTTATATAATACGACTAAGCTTGTGGATATGAAATTCCCTGACTTTGAAGTAAATGGCGAAAGTTTCCCGATGAGCTATAACTTATTTGAAGGGGACTGGGAGTTAGAAAGTGATGCTGATAAACGCCGCGCTGCATTTGATGCATTCTCAGCGAAATTAAAGGAATACCAGCATACGACTGCAAAAGCGTATAACACCCATTTAAAAATTGAAAAAACAGATGCGGATTTAAGAGGATATAACTCGATTTATGATGCATTATTACAACCTCAACAAGTTGACCGTTCTCTTTATGATCGTCAGATTGACTTAATTATGTCAGAGCTTGCACCACATATGCGCCGCTATGCGAAGCTTTTACAAAAGACACATGAATTAGATAAAATGACATTTGCAGATTTAAAAATTTCACTCGATCCATCATATGAACCTACAATAACAGTAGAACAATCACGCGCATACATGAAGGATGGCTTAGCAGTAATGGGCGAAGATTACGGTAAAATGTTGGACCGATCTTTTGACGAGCGATGGATTGACTTTGCACAAAATGCCGGAAAATCTACAGGTGCTTTTTGTTCGAGCCCATATGGTGTGCACCCATACGTTTTAATTTCTTGGACTAGCCGTATGAATGAAGTGTTCGTATTAGCCCACGAGCTAGGTCATGCAGGCCACTTCTATTTAGCAAATGAAGCGCAAAACGTTTATAACGCGCGCCCTTCTTTATACTTTATAGAAGCACCATCGACAATGAATGAAATGTTAATGGCAAACCATTTACTAAAAAATTCGACGGATGCCCGCTTTAAACGTTGGGTTATTTCGACAATTATTAGCCGCACATACTACCATAATTTTGTAACGCATTTATTAGAGGCTGCTTATCAGCGCAAAGTATATGACATTATTGATGCAGGTGGTAATGTCAATGCACCAAAGCTTAATGAATTAAAACGTGAGGTACTAGAGCAATTCTGGGGAGATACAGTTGAAATTAATGCCGGTGCGGAATTAACGTGGATGCGCCAACCACACTATTATATGGGCTTATATCCATATACGTACTCAGCTGGTTTAACAATTTCAACGCAAGTTTCCCAGCGCATTCTTAATGGCGACGAAAATGCTGTCGCAGAATGGATTGACGTATTAAAGGCTGGAGGTACTAAAACACCAGTTGAATTAGCAAAAATGGCTGGCGTCGATATTACAACTGAAAAGCCTTTACGCGATACAATTGCCTTTATCGGTGACTTAATCGAGCAATTAGAAAAATTAACAGAAGAAATCGCATACGTATAG
- a CDS encoding inorganic phosphate transporter, translating to MDTLLIITVLVVIFALAFDFINGFHDTANAIATSVSTRALKPRVAVLMAAVMNFIGAMTFVGVAKAVASGIVDPFSLNAFEGDVTGSVVILAALSSAITWNLLTWYFGIPSSSSHTLIGSIAGAAVASAGFDILNYTGFFKILQALIISPILALTLGFIVMKIFKFIFQRSPLYTTTKAFRLTQIGTAALQSFTHGTNDAQKAMGIITMALIAANWQSTDEVQDWVRFACALAMGLGTSVGGYKIIKTVGGKIMKIRPVNGVAADLTSASIIFGATVIALPVSTTHVISSAIMGVGAAQRVKGVKWGMARKIVITWFITLPISAVMAGLFYFLFSLIF from the coding sequence ATGGATACGTTATTAATAATTACCGTACTCGTTGTCATCTTTGCGTTAGCATTCGACTTTATTAACGGCTTCCACGATACAGCAAATGCAATTGCAACTTCTGTATCAACACGTGCATTAAAGCCACGTGTAGCTGTATTGATGGCAGCGGTCATGAACTTTATCGGGGCTATGACATTCGTAGGTGTTGCGAAGGCTGTAGCATCAGGAATTGTTGACCCATTCTCATTAAACGCATTTGAAGGGGATGTTACGGGATCAGTTGTAATTTTAGCAGCATTAAGTTCTGCAATTACTTGGAATCTATTAACTTGGTATTTTGGAATTCCTTCAAGTTCATCCCATACATTAATTGGTTCGATTGCTGGTGCAGCTGTAGCGTCAGCAGGCTTTGATATTTTAAACTACACTGGATTCTTTAAAATTTTACAGGCGTTAATTATTTCACCAATTTTAGCATTAACTCTTGGTTTTATTGTTATGAAAATTTTTAAATTTATTTTCCAGCGTTCACCATTGTATACAACAACAAAAGCATTTCGTTTGACACAAATCGGTACAGCGGCATTACAGTCGTTCACACACGGTACAAATGATGCGCAAAAGGCGATGGGTATCATTACAATGGCTTTAATCGCTGCAAACTGGCAGTCAACAGATGAAGTACAAGACTGGGTACGTTTTGCCTGTGCATTAGCAATGGGTCTAGGTACCTCTGTTGGTGGTTATAAAATCATCAAAACTGTTGGTGGAAAAATTATGAAAATTCGCCCTGTTAACGGTGTAGCTGCAGACTTAACTTCAGCTTCTATTATCTTCGGTGCGACAGTTATTGCATTACCAGTTTCAACAACACATGTTATCTCATCTGCAATAATGGGTGTTGGTGCTGCTCAACGTGTTAAAGGCGTTAAATGGGGTATGGCACGAAAAATCGTAATTACATGGTTTATTACATTACCAATTTCCGCAGTAATGGCTGGACTATTCTATTTCTTATTCAGCTTAATCTTTTAA
- a CDS encoding phosphoribosylaminoimidazolesuccinocarboxamide synthase, whose amino-acid sequence MELIYTGKTKNVFKLENELFLLKFKDDVTGENGVFDPGANTVGLTIDGAGLAGLKLTAYFYSKLNERGIPTHYVDANFEDATMTVKPATVFGKGLEVICRFKAVGSFLRRYGAYATEGQDLNAFVEVTIKDDERQDPPISEDALAMLNILTHEEYAILKERTIEISKFVGEELAKKGLTLYDIKLEFGRDAKTGEILLIDEISGGNMRAYKGNTYIEPLELEKIMLAE is encoded by the coding sequence GTGGAATTAATTTATACTGGTAAAACGAAAAATGTTTTTAAATTAGAAAATGAGCTGTTTTTATTAAAATTTAAAGATGATGTAACAGGTGAAAACGGGGTATTTGACCCTGGTGCTAACACAGTTGGTTTAACAATTGACGGCGCTGGGTTAGCTGGTCTTAAATTAACAGCCTACTTTTATTCAAAACTAAATGAACGTGGCATTCCTACACACTATGTAGATGCAAACTTTGAGGATGCAACAATGACTGTAAAACCTGCTACTGTTTTTGGTAAAGGTTTAGAAGTAATTTGCCGCTTTAAAGCTGTTGGTTCATTTTTACGTAGATATGGAGCTTATGCTACAGAAGGACAAGATTTAAATGCCTTCGTAGAAGTGACAATTAAGGATGACGAACGCCAAGATCCCCCAATTTCAGAGGATGCATTAGCTATGTTAAACATTTTAACGCATGAAGAATATGCAATTTTAAAAGAGCGTACAATCGAAATTTCAAAATTCGTAGGTGAAGAGTTAGCAAAGAAGGGCTTAACTTTATACGATATTAAATTAGAATTCGGTCGCGACGCAAAAACAGGCGAAATTTTATTAATCGATGAGATTTCTGGTGGCAATATGCGTGCTTATAAAGGCAATACATACATCGAACCTTTAGAATTAGAAAAAATTATGTTAGCTGAATAA
- a CDS encoding RAxF-45 family protein, with translation MNKLAMETSVNIDTATYIARVITFDFASNGIGMPFFRHFKINA, from the coding sequence ATGAATAAATTAGCTATGGAGACAAGTGTAAATATCGATACAGCTACGTATATTGCACGTGTCATTACTTTTGATTTTGCGTCTAACGGGATAGGTATGCCCTTTTTTAGACATTTCAAAATTAATGCGTAG
- a CDS encoding DUF47 domain-containing protein: MFNSKKPDPFFEGLLNIAKNVQQGANYAKESTITNVADLKQIQIKMKSYETAGDKLIHELIVKLNDSFMTPIEREDILALAIKLDDILDGIENTIAHFEMYSFTEVNQYMRDFVDYIAKSSDEAVKAMELLNKKDLIGMRQHAILIKDYERECDEIFRKSITELFQTEKDPIRLIMFKDLYEQLEEIADFCQNVANTIESIIMRNA; this comes from the coding sequence ATGTTCAACTCAAAAAAACCAGATCCATTTTTTGAAGGATTATTAAATATTGCAAAAAATGTACAACAAGGTGCAAATTATGCAAAAGAATCAACAATTACAAACGTAGCAGATTTAAAACAAATTCAAATTAAAATGAAATCTTATGAAACAGCAGGGGACAAGCTTATTCATGAATTAATCGTGAAGCTAAACGATTCATTCATGACACCAATTGAACGTGAAGATATTTTAGCTCTAGCAATTAAGTTGGATGATATTTTAGATGGAATTGAAAATACAATTGCCCATTTCGAAATGTATTCATTTACAGAAGTGAATCAATATATGCGTGACTTTGTAGATTATATTGCAAAATCTTCAGATGAAGCAGTAAAGGCAATGGAGTTATTAAATAAAAAAGACTTAATTGGTATGCGTCAACATGCAATTTTAATTAAAGATTATGAGCGTGAGTGCGATGAAATTTTCCGTAAGTCGATTACAGAATTATTCCAAACGGAAAAAGATCCTATCCGCTTAATCATGTTTAAAGATTTATATGAGCAGTTAGAAGAAATTGCGGATTTTTGCCAAAATGTGGCGAACACAATTGAATCAATCATTATGCGTAACGCATAA